In one window of Candidatus Omnitrophota bacterium DNA:
- a CDS encoding 4Fe-4S dicluster domain-containing protein: protein KFKYPVDKFNRYFCTGCGRCTRTCMADISLIETVNSLLSEEGHE from the coding sequence GTAAATTCAAATATCCGGTTGATAAGTTTAACCGTTATTTTTGTACCGGCTGCGGAAGGTGCACGCGGACCTGTATGGCGGATATCAGCCTGATTGAAACTGTAAATTCCCTGCTTAGTGAAGAGGGGCATGAATAA